Proteins encoded in a region of the Neoarius graeffei isolate fNeoGra1 chromosome 3, fNeoGra1.pri, whole genome shotgun sequence genome:
- the LOC132883507 gene encoding uncharacterized protein K02A2.6-like, which yields MAGIIGHMDIFDESGEQWATYIERFEHYVLANDITVAKKLPVLFSVMGPKTYGLLRSLVAPVTPGEKSYEDIVTVLKDHFTPKPLVIAERFRFHKRNQGEGETIAQYVAVLKRLSEHCEFGAYLEDALRDRFVCGLKCEAVQKRLLTEDKLTFKRAVEVAVSAETAARDVQQLSSSLKVNAVFSQSEKCRRCGKANHNDDNCWYKDRECHQCGRKGHTKLMCRSSKSKSNNEREYKQKGGKHEQKNSNRRSGKDKKKRIHHVEANESDSEGTGSGSDSDLGLYAVSQKGKYSRITVKPKVNGKRMEMELDTGAAVSLIPYELYQRKLHKFPLQPTDIVLRTYTGEPLAPEGVITVQVELNRQHADLPLYVVKVDAPPLFGREWLRAIKLNWRDLKTVHAIEHRETDSLEAVLKRHSAVFSDKLGTMRGVKARLTLKPDSTPKFCPPRNVPYALRPRVEAELKRLTELGVISPVSHSDWATPVVPVNKKDGTVRLCGDFKVTLNSALCVDKYPIPRIEDLFASLAGGQHFSKLDLSNAYLQMEVEESSKKLLTISTQKGLFCFNRLPFGVASSPALFQKAMDQVLLGLPHTHCYLDDILVSGPDKQTHLNTLDAVLRRLEEYGLHLKKEKCLFFQESVEYLGHIIDAAGLHKSPEKVRAIIEAPAPADISQLRSFLGMLNYYGRFIPDLSTVLQPLNELLNKEKKWQWTSACASAFQQAKTLLTSQEVLTHYNPELPLRLACDASPYGVGAVLSHVMPDGKERPIAYASRTLSKAERNYAQIEREALGIVFGVRKFHQYLYGNTFTLLTDHRPLTTILSPVKSTPSMAAARMQRWALLLSAHNYTIEYRKGALHANADGLSRLPLPHAHSEKPGAVDVFYTSQLETLPVSSTVIKRHTMSDSTLSRVLEMVTTGHFPAAKNTGDELSPYHHRRHDLTVQHGCLMWGLRVIVPPKLRPRVLEELHAAHPGVVRMKSLARSYVWWPGIDSDIEHKAKSCHTCQQVQKDPAQAPLHPWMWPTRPWERIHVDFAGPFEGHMYLVIVDAHSKWPEVHIMDSTTSSKTITVLRGLFSRYGIPHNLVSDNGPQFCSEDFSTFLKANGVKHIRSAPYHPASNGLAERFVQTFKHALKSSRGTAPVQQRLDTFLLTYRNTPHATTKESPAMLFIGRKLRSRLDFLKPSVAGAVHQSQDAQLQRRLLHSKERQFDVGEPVLVRDYRRGEDKWTPAVVIQKTGPVSYKVNVGTQGIWKRHVDQMLARPESDTQGTAGNLPVSPPLSLPLTTTAGNTLNTSTPQEMEDTDIIPPTLFQSPTPHRSPKTLIAPQSTETMHTPFTETETMQRSPTTQPECTETETVRRYPMRITRPPACYGVQ from the coding sequence ATGGCTGGAATAATTGGACATATGGACATTTTTGACGAGTCTGGTGAGCAATGGGCAACTTACATTGAACGTTTTGAACACTACGTTTTggccaatgacattactgttgctaaGAAACTGCCAGTGCTGTTTAGCGTAATGGGACCAAAAACGTATGGACTGCTTCGGAGTTTGGTAGCTCCCGTGACACCCGGTGAAAAGTCGTACGAAGATATTGTGACTGTGCTAAAAGACCACTTCACTCCGAAACCGCTTGTTATAGCTGAACGGTTTAGATTTCACAAGCGAAATCAGGGGGAGGGGGAGACAATAGCGCAGTACGTAGCAGTGCTAAAAAGACTGTCAGAACACTGCGAATTCGGGGCTTATTTGGAAGACGCACTAAGGGACAGATTCGTGTGTGGGCTGAAATGCGAAGCTGTACAGAAGCGCCTATTGACAGAGGATAAGCTCACGTTTAAAAGGGCAGTGGAAGTGGCAGTGTCAGCCGAGACAGCAGCACGCGACGTACAGCAGTTGAGCAGCTCCCTGAAAGTGAATGCGGTGTTCTCCCAAAGTGAGAAATGTCGCCGCTGTGGGAAAGCAAATCACAATGATGACAACTGCTGGTATAAAGACCGCGAATGTCACCAGTGCGGGAGGAAGGGCCACACGAAATTAATGTGCAGAAGTAGTAAATCAAAAAGTAACAACGAGAGAGAATACAAACAGAAAGGGGGAAAGCATGAACAGAAAAACAGTAACAGACGCAGTgggaaagataaaaagaaaaggatACATCACGTCGAGGCGAATGAAAGTGATAGTGAGGGAACAGGATCAGGCAGTGACAGTGACTTGGGACTGTATGCAGTGTCACAGAAGGGCAAATACTCACGCATAACAGTAAAACCAAAAGTCAATGGGAAGAGAATGGAGATGGAGTTGGATACAGGGGCAGCTGTGTCACTCATTCCATACGAACTGTACCAAAGAAAACTGCATAAATTCCCTCTGCAACCCACTGATATTGTCCTTAGGACATACACAGGAGAGCCATTGGCACCTGAAGGCGTAATTACAGTGCAAGTAGAATTGAATAGGCAACATGCTGACTTGCCACTGTATGTGGTGAAGGTGGATGCACCACCATTGTTTGGCAGGGAGTGGCTGAGAGCCATCAAATTGAACTGGCGAGATTTAAAGACTGTACATGCAATTgagcacagagagacagacagtttaGAGGCAGTGTTAAAGAGACACTCCGCTGTTTTCTCTGACAAATTAGGCACCATGAGAGGAGTGAAAGCCAGGCTCACTCTCAAACCAGACAGCACACCCAAATTCTGCCCACCACGCAATGTGCCCTATGCtctccgaccgcgagtagaagccGAGCTGAAACGCCTCACTGAGCTAGGCGTCATCTCACCAGTGTCGCACAGTGACTGGGCAACACCAGTGGTGCCCGTAAACAAAAAGGATGGCACCGTGAGACTTTGTGGGGATTTCAAAGTCACCCTTAACTCAGCTCTGTGCGTTGACAAGTACCCAATACCACGCATCGAGGACTTGTTCGCTTCTCTCGCTGGAGGTCAACACTTCAGTAAGCTAGATCTATCTAACGCCTACCTACAGATGGAAGTAGAAGAGAGCTCCAAGAAGCTACTTACCATCTCAACGCAGAAGGGACTCTTCTGCTTCAACCGTCTGCCGTTTGGTGTAGCGTCATCGCCCGCCTTGTTCCAGAAGGCAATGGACCAGGTGCTCCTCGGCCTTCCACACACTCACtgctacctggatgacatccttgtCAGTGGTCCTGATAAGCAGACACACCTGAACACCCTGGATGCTGTCCTGCGCAGGCTAGAGGAGTACGGCCTGCACCTGAAGAAGGAGAAATGTCTCTTCTTCCAGGAGTCCGTGGAATACCTGGGCCACATCATCGACGCTGCTGGGCTTCACAAGTCACCGGAGAAGGTACGTGCCATCATAGAAGCACCAGCACCAGCCGACATAAGTCAGCTCAGATCTTTCTTAGGAATGCTGAACTACTATGGacgctttatccctgacctgagcACAGTTTTACAACCGCTGAATGAGCTACTTAACAAAGAGAAAAAGTGGCAGTGGACATCAGCCTGTGCGTCAGCGTTTCAGCAAGCAAAGACACTTTTAACATCGCAAGAGGTGCTCACTCATTACAACCCTGAGCTGCCTCTCCGTCTTGCTTGTGATGCTTCACCCTATGGGGTCGGAGCTGTGCTCTCCCACGTCATGCCGGATGGCAAAGAAAGACCAATTGCTTATGCATCGAGGACCCTGAGTAAAGCTGAGCGTAACTATGCTCAGATTGAAAGGGAAGCTTTAGGCATAGTGTTTGGCGTACGGAAATTCCACCAGTACCTGTATGGCAACACATTCACTCTGCTTACTGACCATCGCCCACTAACCACCATCCTCAGTCCAGTGAAAAGTACACCATCAATGGCCGCAGCTCGCATGCAACGTTGGGCCCTCCTGCTTTCTGCTCACAACTACACCATCGAGTACAGGAAAGGTGCCCTACATGCCAACGCTGATGGACTGTCAAGGCTACCACTCCCTCATGCTCACAGTGAGAAGCCAGGAGCAGTAGACGTGTTCTACACATCACAGCTAGAGACATTACCCGTCAGCAGCACTGTGATCAAGCGCCACACCATGTCTGATTCCACCCTGTCTCGTGTCTTGGAAATGGTCACCACTGGACATTTTCCAGCAGCCAAGAACACAGGTGATGAGCTGTCACCCTATCACCACCGACGGCATGATCTAACTGTGCAGCACGGATGCCTCATGTGGGGTTTGAGAGTGATTGTGCCACCCAAGCTGCGCCCCCGTGTGCTGGAAGAGCTACACGCAGCACACCCAGGTGTAGTAAGGATGAAGAGCTTAGCTCGCAGCTATGTCTGGTGGCCTGGCATTGACTCCGACATCGAGCACAAAGCTAAGTCATGCCACACTTGTCAACAAGTGCAGAAAGACCCTGCTCAAGCACCCTTACACCCGTGGATGTGGCCAACCAGGCCCTGGGAACGCATACATGTGGACTTTGCTGGCCCATTTGAAGGACACATGTACCTTGTCATCGTAGATGCACACTCCAAATGGCCAGAGGTACACATCATGGACAGCACTACATCCTCCAAAACCATCACAGTGCTTAGGGGACTCTTTAGTCGCTATGGCATTCCTCACAACCTTGTCAGCGACAATGGCCCCCAGTTCTGCTCTGAAGATTTCAGCACGTTCCTGAAAGCCAATGGAGTCAAGCACATTCGATCAGCACCGTACCATCCTGCTTCCAATGGCCTGGCAGAGCGCTTCGTGCAAACATTCAAGCACGCCCTGAAATCTTCCAGAGGAACTGCTCCAGTGCAACAGCGTCTTGACACGTTCCTCCTGACCTACCGCAACACGCCGCATGCAACAACAAAGGAATCCCCAGCCATGCTGTTCATCGGACGCAAGCTGCGTTCTCGACTGGATTTCCTGAAGCCAAGTGTTGCTGGAGCTGTGCACCAGTCACAAGATGCACAGCTACAGCGACGTCTGCTGCACTCAAAAGAGAGACAGTTTGACGTTGGCGAGCCAGTGCTCGTGCGTGATTATAGGAGGGGGGAGGATAAGTGGACACCAGCTGTCGTGATTCAGAAGACCGGACCAGTCTCCTACAAGGTGAATGTAGGAACACAAGGCATCTGGAAACGCCATGTTGACCAGATGCTGGCTCGGCCCGAGTCAGACACACAAGGGACTGCAGGAAACCTTCCTGTGAGTCCTCCCTTGTCACTACCTCTGACCACCACTGCAGGTAACACACTTAACACAAGTACACCTCAAGAGATGGAGGATACTGATATCATTCCACCCACACTATTCCAATCACCCACACCACACAGATCACCCAAAACACTCATTGCACCACAGTCCACTGAAACAATGCACACACCTTTTACAGAGACAGAGACTATGCAACGTTCTCCTACAACACAACCAGAATGTACAGAGACAGAGACTGTTCGACGTTATCCTATGAGGATCACACGCCCGCCAGCATGTTACGgtgtgcagtaa